One window of Medicago truncatula cultivar Jemalong A17 chromosome 2, MtrunA17r5.0-ANR, whole genome shotgun sequence genomic DNA carries:
- the LOC11414408 gene encoding BRISC and BRCA1-A complex member 2 codes for MGAGTENVPPFIGAQLSHLLSHSRLTLKIDQLWSSDKYNSGLIDRFTLLIPYCLDFIKWDIIFDAESPNVAPDVIFGPEDEHFHPFHMSPPSVEPNNNNNNSSLLSDWNYKDPKCLLNFIQFLRDQYVLYQAKRVGEVDDDRLKFEISTIVSREGLEMHMCSFVDKSEEVKFAVPLLDMNINKMVSGCPWRQSQKIYLQVVYPVGRKYMSAPSAPRLKLVSSSELKALYSIDDVKLPPWLNGMCLAEYLPNLEEYLEKQVLEAVSLIDVRRQFIEALADELGRPVEADPVFCRKATFLSASGVLTFLVHFVIPTQFPKQQPVIMLQSSQHFNAQMAPLKSRPMSDYPWSPRWEPSLMAERIFEFLVDEALNFKRQCSEGQLQL; via the exons ATGGGTGCAGGAACCGAAAACGTGCCACCATTCATCGGTGCACAACTGAGCCACCTCCTTTCTCACTCCCGTCTCACCCTCAAG ATCGACCAATTGTGGTCTAGCGATAAATACAATTCCGGATTAATCGATCGTTTCACACTTCTCATTCCTTATTGCTTAGACTTTATCAAAT GGGATATTATATTCGACGCGGAGTCTCCTAATGTTGCACCTGATGTTATTTTCGGACCCGAAGATGAACATTTTCATCCCTTTCATATGTCGCCACCTTCTGTTGAAcctaataataacaataataatagctCTTTGTTATCTGATTGGAATTACAAAGACCCGAAGTGTCTATTGAATTTTATTCAATTCTTGAG GGATCAGTATGTGTTGTATCAAGCGAAGCGTGTTGGAGAAGTTGACGATGATCGGTTGAAATTCGAAATCAGTACTATTGTTTCTAGGGag GGACTAGAAATGCATATGTGTTCTTTTGTTGACAAG TCAGAGGAGGTTAAATTTGCTGTGCCCCTATTGGACATGAACATAAACAAGATGGTGTCTGGCTGTCCATGGAGACAATCGCAGAAGATATACTTACAA GTTGTATATCCTGTTGGGAGAAAATATATGTCTGCACCTTCAGCTCCTCGCCTGAAGTTGGTATCTTCTTCTGAGTTGAAAGCCCTATATTCCATTGATGATGTCAAGCTGCCTCCTTGGTTGAATGGGAT GTGCTTGGCAGAATATCTTCCAAATCTAGAAGAATATCTTGAGAAACAG GTCCTTGAGGCTGTTTCGTTAATTGATGTTAGAAGGCAATTCATTGAAGCATTAGCCGATGAGTTAGGAAGGCCAGTTGAAGCTGATCCT GTCTTTTGCAGAAAGGCAACTTTTCTATCTGCTTCTGGAGTTCTTACATTTCTG gtACACTTTGTTATTCCAACTCAGTTTCCAAAGCAACAGCCAGTGATTATGCTTCAAAGTTCTCAG CATTTTAATGCGCAAATGGCACCTCTCAAGTCACGTCCTATGTCTGATTATCCATGGAGCCCGAGATGGGAACCATCACTGATGGCTGAACGAATTTT TGAGTTTCTGGTAGACGAGGCCTTGAATTTCAAGAGGCAATGCAGTGAGGGTCAACTTCAGCTGTAA